One window of the Solanum stenotomum isolate F172 chromosome 11, ASM1918654v1, whole genome shotgun sequence genome contains the following:
- the LOC125843641 gene encoding type II inositol polyphosphate 5-phosphatase 15 isoform X1: MDSRIDDDDGDLLASSSNISGRRNYHCYSEKFVFNSDSDSDDVAGAGDVNRVGSSGRKFSFDETERTPKLFDRFYGSSSSDDEEFSSGSGQNGVVRKRLDNMIQFLDRKICSETAASNSNSNVKSQSQGLPEFSGKGGGAGIFKLPVRAAVHPDRPPSLELRPHPLRERQIGRFLRTVLCTDDGSQLWAGSECGVRLWNLSDMYEAAQEEEENEDFEDAAPFLESVRTSPTLCLVEDAGNRLLWSGHKDGRIMCWKMDSETSSREKGACGKAALKEVLSWQAHRGPVLSMIMTSYGDLWSGSEGGSIKIWPWEGMEKSIALINEERHMAALSIERSYVDLRSQVMHNGTGNSIFSVDVKYMLSDRSGAKVWTAGYVSFALWDARTRELLKIFNTDGQVENILAAVDPVIEDEMRMKVVSNSKKDKSQSSIGFFQRSRNAILGAADAVRRVAVKGGFGEDNRRTEALIITVEGMIWSGCANGLLVQWDRNGNRLQDFQYHTFSVQCLCTYGSRIWVGYASGYIQVLDLSGNLLGGWIAHSSPVIDFSVGGGYAFSLANHGGIRGWSVTSPAPLDGILRSELASKEFLYTRLENFKILAGTWNVGQGRASPDSLISWLGSAAADVGIVVVGLQEVDMGAGFLAMSAAKESMQVGLEGSTAGQWWLEMIGKTLDEGSTFIRVGFRQLAGLVISVWVRRNISRYIGDVDVAAVPCGFGRAIGNKGAVGLRMRVYDRTVCFVNCHFAAHLEAVGRRNADFDHVYRSMIFSRPSNFLNVAAGMVPYLFSACLLACSMFLIWVAYGSRLPLVLLVAAGVSSAIQMLRSANGAFNSAEATPELSEADMVVFLGDLNYRLDGISYDEARDFISQRSFDWLRERDQLHTEMEVGNVFQGMREAVIRFPPTYKFERHQNGLAGYDSGEKKRIPAWCDRILYRDSRSTSGSTCSLDCPVVSSVLQYEACMDVTDSDHKPVRCIFNVEIARVDESVRRQEYGEIIRSDEKVVLMLRELNRIPETIVSTNNIILMNLDASILRITNKSGKNKAIFEIICEGESTVKDDGQVFDYRPRGSFGFPRWLEVNPAVGVIVPDQIVEISVHHEDRQTLEEFVDGIPQTSWCEDAKDKEVMLAIKVSGCFSTERKCHRVRVRHCFSGKPLPTKVRQSNSDHPQPNVLRRSDFQPSGFSADVVDDLINLNSP; encoded by the exons ATGGATTCTCGAATCGACGACGACGACGGCGATCTTCTAGCTTCTAGTTCAAATATCTCCGGTCGCCGGAATTATCATTGTTACAGTGAAAAATTCGTTTTCAACTCCGACTCCGATTCCGACGACGTCGCCGGCGCCGGAGATGTCAATAGAGTCGGAAGTTCCGGCAGGAAATTTAGCTTCGATGAGACGGAGCGAACTCCGAAATTGTTTGACCGGTTCTACGGCTCTTCATCTTCTGATGATGAGGAGTTCAGTTCCGGTTCAGGTCAAAATGGCGTTGTTCGGAAACGGCTTGATAATATGATTCAATTCCTTGACCGTAAGATTTGTTCGGAAACAGCTGCTtctaatagtaatagtaatgtTAAGAGTCAGTCTCAAGGTCTTCCTGAGTTTTCAGGTAAAGGTGGTGGTGCTGGCATTTTCAAGTTGCCTGTACGTGCCGCAGTGCATCCTGATCGTCCGCCATCATTGGAATTACGGCCACATCCGTTGAGAGAAAGGCAAATTGGGAGATTTTTGAGGACTGTATTGTGTACGGACGATGGATCTCAGCTATGGGCTGGGTCGGAGTGTGGAGTTAGGTTGTGGAATTTGTCGGATATGTATGAGGCtgctcaagaagaagaagagaatgagGACTTTGAGGATGCTGCACCTTTTCTGGAGTCTGTTAGGACTTCACCAACGTTGTGCCTTGTTGAAGATGCTGGGAATAGGTTGCTATGGAGTGGACACAAAGACGGTAGAATCATGTGTTGGAAGATGGACAGTGAAACTAGCAGTAGAGAGAAAGGCGCTTGTGGAAAAGCTGCTTTGAAAGAAGTGTTATCGTGGCAGGCTCATCGCGGTCCAGTTCTTTCCATGATCATGACTTCCTATG GCGATCTGTGGTCTGGATCTGAGGGTGGTTCCATCAAGATCTGGCCTTGGGAAGGAATGGAGAAATCGATTGCTCTGATAAATGAGGAAAGGCACATGGCTGCTTTGTCGATAGAGAGGTCATACGTGGATCTAAGGAGCCAAGTTATGCATAATGGAACAGGCAATAGCATATTTTCTGTTGATGTCAAATATATGCTGTCTGATCGCTCTGGAGCAAAAGTTTGGACGGCTGGTTATGTGTCATTTGCACTTTG GGATGCACGGACTCGAGAGTTACTGAAAATCTTTAACACAGATGGCCAGGTTGAAAATATATTAGCAGCAGTAGATCCTGTAATTGAAGATGAAATGAGGATGAAAGTTGTGTCCAATTCAAAAAAGGACAAGTCTCAAAGTTCTATTGGCTTCTTTCAGCGTTCACGCAATGCTATCTTAGGAGCAGCTGATGCTGTCCGTAGGGTTGCGGTAAAAGGAGGATTTGGAGAAGATAACCGGAGGACTGAAGCGTTGATCATTACAGTCGAAGGAATGATATGGAGTGGATGTGCAAATGGATTACTTGTCCAATGGGATAGAAATGGCAATCGCTTGCAAGATTTCCAGTATCACACATTCTCTGTTCAATGCTTATGCACATATGGGTCACGGATTTGGGTAGGTTATGCTAGTGGTTATATTCAGGTATTGGATCTTAGTGGTAATCTACTTGGAGGATGGATAGCTCATAGTAGCCCTGTAATAGATTTTTCTGTGGGTGGAGGTTACGCTTTCTCTTTGGCTAATCATGGTGGTATACGGGGTTGGAGTGTGACATCTCCTGCACCACTGGATGGTATTCTGCGTTCGGAGTTAGCTAGCAAGGAATTTTTGTATACTAGGCTagagaattttaaaatattggcTGGTACATGGAATGTTGGACAAGGAAGAGCTTCTCCCGATTCACTTATATCATGGTTAGGTTCTGCAGCAGCAGATGTTGGCATTGTTGTTGTTGGCTTGCAGGAGGTGGACATGGGTGCTGGTTTTCTTGCAATGTCTGCTGCTAAAGAATCA ATGCAGGTGGGTCTTGAAGGAAGTACTGCTGGTCAATGGTGGTTGGAAATGATTGGAAAAACCTTGGATGAGGGATCAACTTTCATCCGTGTTGGCTTCAGGCAGTTGGCGGGCCTGGTTATTTCTGTCTG GGTCAGAAGAAATATTAGTCGTTATATCGGTGATGTTGATGTTGCAGCAGTACCTTGTGGTTTCGGGCGTGCAATTGGGAACAAG GGAGCCGTAGGATTGAGGATGAGAGTGTATGATCGTACTGTGTGCTTTGTGAACTGTCACTTTGCTGCACATCTAGAAGCTGTCGGTCGCCGGAATGCTGATTTTGACCATGTTTATCGAAGTATGATCTTTAGTCGGCCATCAAACTTTCTCAATGTTGCAGCTGGTATGGTGCCATACCTATTCTCAGCTTGCTTGCTTGCCTGCTCTATGTTTTTAATCTGGGTTGCTTATGGTTCTCGGTTGCCATTGGTACTTCTTGTTGCAGCTGGTGTCTCATCTGCAATTCAAATGCTTCGCAGTGCAAAT GGTGCGTTTAACTCTGCAGAAGCAACTCCTGAGCTTTCTGAGGCAGATATGGTTGTGTTTCTTGGTGACTTGAACTATCGGCTTGATGGCATTTCTTATGATGAAGCAAGAGATTTTATTTCCCAAAGGAGCTTTGATTGGCTTAGAGAGAGGGACCAGTTGCATACAGAGATGGAAGTTGGGAATGTCTTCCAAGGAATGCGTGAAGCAGTCATCAGATTTCCTCCAACATACAAATTTGAGAGGCATCAAAATGGCTTAGCAG GGTATGACTCTGGTGAAAAGAAGCGGATTCCTGCCTGGTGTGACAGGATTTTGTATCGTGATAGCCGTTCCACTTCAGGTTCCACTTGCAGCTTAGATTGTCCTGTCGTCTCATCAGTTCTGCA GTATGAAGCTTGCATGGATGTGACAGATAGTGACCACAAACCTGTAAGGTGCATATTCAATGTGGAGATTGCTCGAGTGGATGAATCAGTGAGAAGGCAAGAATATGGAGAAATCATTAGATCAGACGAGAAAGTCGTGCTTATGCTTCGGGAACTTAATAGAATTCCAGAAACAATAGTCAGCACAAATAACATAATCCTCATGAACTTGGATGCATCCATCTTGCGCATTACAAATAAGAGCGGGAAAAACAAagctatttttgaaataatttgtgAAGGCGAGTCCACTGTTAAAGATGATGGGCAAGTGTTTGATTATCGTCCAAGAGGTTCTTTTGGTTTCCCTCGTTGGCTTGAG GTTAATCCTGCAGTTGGCGTCATTGTACCCGACCAAATTGTTGAGATTTCAGTTCACCATGAAGATCGGCAGACACTTGAGGAGTTCGTTGATGGAATTCCTCAAACCTCTTGGTGTGAAGATGCCAAGGATAAGGAAGTCATGTTGGCAATCAAAGTCAGCGGTTGCTTCTCAACAGAAAGAAAATGTCACCGTGTCCGTGTACGCCACTGCTTTTCAGGCAAGCCTTTGCCCACAAAGGTCAGACAAAGCAACTCTGACCATCCCCAGCCAAATGTCCTTCGCCGGTCTGATTTTCAACCCAGTGGCTTTTCGGCTGATGTTGTTGACGACCTAATAAATCTAAACAGTCCTTGA
- the LOC125845424 gene encoding endoglucanase 12: MYSNHWGGALEIATTTGGESTTDDDNRSRNFDLDRASVNQLQRYDNYDRSTQSSRNLDETQQSWLLGPPEKKKKKYVDLGCIICSRKALKYTFIGIIVAFAVIALPTIVVKVWPKHKSQPSLPDNYTFALHKALMFFDAQKSGKLPKSNGIPWRGDSGLQDGSKLTDVKGGLVGGYYDAGDNIKFHYPMSFAMTMLSWSVIEYEHKYRALGEYEHITDIIKWGTDYLLRTFNSSATKIDKIYSQVGGALNNSRKPDDHYCWQRPEDMNYERPVQTATSAPDLAAEMAAALAAASIVFRDNKQYSRKLVKGAETLFDFARDLGKRTSYCRGNPYIEPFYNSTNYFDEHMWGSAWLYYATGNKTYISLATNPVLSKNTNARFMTPDLSVLSWDNKVPAAMLLLTRMRIFLNPGYPYEEMLSSYHNITGLTMCSYLQRFQVFNFTKGGLIQLNHGRGQPLQYVANAAFLASLFVDYLNATGVPGWYCGPFFITLEKLRSFATFQMNYILGENPLKMSYIVGYGDKFPNHVHHRGASIPTGKTKYSCTGGWRWRDTKNPNVHNITGAMVGGPDKFDKFKDVRTNFSYTEPTLAGNAGLVAALVSLTGTGGYGIDKNTMFSAVPPLYPMSPPPPPPWKP, translated from the exons ATGTACTCGAATCACTGGGGAGGTGCGTTAGAAATCGCGACGACGACCGGCGGTGAATCGACGACGGACGACGATAATCGGAGCCGGAATTTTGATTTGGATAGAGCATCGGTAAATCAGCTGCAACGGTACGATAATTACGATCGGAGTACTCAGAGTAGTCGGAATTTGGATGAAACGCAACAGAGTTGGTTGTTAGGTCCgccggagaagaagaagaagaaatacgTCGATTTAGGATGTATAATTTGTAGCAGAAAAGCGTTGAAGTATACGTTCATCGGAATTATCGTTGCGTTTGCCGTGATTGCACTTCCGACGATCGTCGTGAAAGTTTGGCCGAAGCATAAATCTCAACCTTCGCTGCCTGATAATTACACTTTTGCCCTTCATAAGGCTCTCATGTTCTTCGACGCCCAGAAAT CTGGGAAATTGCCAAAGAGCAATGGAATACCATGGAGAGGAGACTCAGGCTTACAAGATGGATCAAAACTTACAGATGTTAAAGGGGGATTGGTTGGAGGATACTATGATGCTGGAGACAACATAAAATTCCATTATCCAATGTCATTTGCAATGACCATGTTGAGTTGGAGTGTGATTGAATATGAACACAAGTACAGAGCCCTTGGTGAATATGAGCACATCACAGATATCATCAAATGGGGCACTGATTACTTGCTTCGTACTTTCAACTCATCTGCAACTAAAATTGACAAAATTTACTCCCAG GTTGGTGGTGCtttaaataattcaagaaaaccAGATGATCACTACTGCTGGCAAAGGCCAGAAGACATGAACTATGAACGCCCTGTTCAAACAGCTACTTCAGCACCTGATCTCGCCGCTGAAATGGCAGCAGCATTGGCTGCTGCTTCCATAGTATTCCGGGATAACAAACAATATTCAAGAAAGCTAGTTAAAGGAGCAGAGACTCTCTTTGACTTTGCCCGGGACTTAGGCAAACGGACTTCATATTGTCGTGGAAATCCATACATTGAACCTTTCTACAACTCCACCAACTACTTCGACGAGCATATGTGGGGATCAGCTTGGCTATACTATGCTACTGgtaataaaacatatatatcgTTGGCTACTAATCCTGTATTGTCTAAGAATACCAATGCCCGCTTCATGACCCCGGATTTGAGTGTGTTGAGTTGGGATAACAAGGTGCCTGCAGCTATGTTGCTGTTAACTAGGATGAGGATATTCTTGAATCCAGGTTACCCTTATGAGGAAATGTTGAGTAGCTATCACAATATCACTGGCCTTACCATGTGTTCCTATCTACAGAGGTTCCAGGTCTTCAACTTCACTAAAG GTGGACTTATCCAGTTGAATCACGGGCGTGGTCAGCCATTGCAGTATGTAGCAAATGCTGCCTTTTTGGCATCACTATTTGTTGACTACTTGAATGCCACTGGTGTTCCTGGATGGTACTGTGGCCCTTTCTTTATCACCTTGGAAAAACTTCGCAGTTTTGCCACTTTCCAG ATGAACTATATATTAGGTGAAAATCCCTTGAAGATGAGCTACATAGTGGGATATGGAGACAAATTCCCAAACCATGTTCATCATAGAGGTGCATCAATACCTACTGGTAAAACAAAGTACTCATGCACTGGAGGATGGAGATGGAGAGACACAAAAAATCCCAATGTTCATAACATAACAGGAGCCATGGTAGGAGGACCTGATAAATTTGATAAGTTCAAAGATGTACGCACGAATTTCAGCTATACAGAACCAACACTGGCAGGAAATGCAGGACTTGTTGCTGCACTGGTTTCTTTAACTGGTACTGGTGGCTATGGTATTGATAAAAATACAATGTTCTCAGCTGTTCCACCTTTATATCCAATGAGTCCACCACCACCTCCGCCATGGAAACCATAA
- the LOC125843641 gene encoding type II inositol polyphosphate 5-phosphatase 15 isoform X2, which produces MDSRIDDDDGDLLASSSNISGRRNYHCYSEKFVFNSDSDSDDVAGAGDVNRVGSSGRKFSFDETERTPKLFDRFYGSSSSDDEEFSSGSGQNGVVRKRLDNMIQFLDRKICSETAASNSNSNVKSQSQGLPEFSGKGGGAGIFKLPVRAAVHPDRPPSLELRPHPLRERQIGRFLRTVLCTDDGSQLWAGSECGVRLWNLSDMYEAAQEEEENEDFEDAAPFLESVRTSPTLCLVEDAGNRLLWSGHKDGRIMCWKMDSETSSREKGACGKAALKEVLSWQAHRGPVLSMIMTSYGDLWSGSEGGSIKIWPWEGMEKSIALINEERHMAALSIERSYVDLRSQVMHNGTGNSIFSVDVKYMLSDRSGAKVWTAGYVSFALWDARTRELLKIFNTDGQVENILAAVDPVIEDEMRMKVVSNSKKDKSQSSIGFFQRSRNAILGAADAVRRVAVKGGFGEDNRRTEALIITVEGMIWSGCANGLLVQWDRNGNRLQDFQYHTFSVQCLCTYGSRIWVGYASGYIQVLDLSGNLLGGWIAHSSPVIDFSVGGGYAFSLANHGGIRGWSVTSPAPLDGILRSELASKEFLYTRLENFKILAGTWNVGQGRASPDSLISWLGSAAADVGIVVVGLQEVDMGAGFLAMSAAKESMQVGLEGSTAGQWWLEMIGKTLDEGSTFIRVGFRQLAGLVISVWVRRNISRYIGDVDVAAVPCGFGRAIGNKGAVGLRMRVYDRTVCFVNCHFAAHLEAVGRRNADFDHVYRSMIFSRPSNFLNVAAAGVSSAIQMLRSANGAFNSAEATPELSEADMVVFLGDLNYRLDGISYDEARDFISQRSFDWLRERDQLHTEMEVGNVFQGMREAVIRFPPTYKFERHQNGLAGYDSGEKKRIPAWCDRILYRDSRSTSGSTCSLDCPVVSSVLQYEACMDVTDSDHKPVRCIFNVEIARVDESVRRQEYGEIIRSDEKVVLMLRELNRIPETIVSTNNIILMNLDASILRITNKSGKNKAIFEIICEGESTVKDDGQVFDYRPRGSFGFPRWLEVNPAVGVIVPDQIVEISVHHEDRQTLEEFVDGIPQTSWCEDAKDKEVMLAIKVSGCFSTERKCHRVRVRHCFSGKPLPTKVRQSNSDHPQPNVLRRSDFQPSGFSADVVDDLINLNSP; this is translated from the exons ATGGATTCTCGAATCGACGACGACGACGGCGATCTTCTAGCTTCTAGTTCAAATATCTCCGGTCGCCGGAATTATCATTGTTACAGTGAAAAATTCGTTTTCAACTCCGACTCCGATTCCGACGACGTCGCCGGCGCCGGAGATGTCAATAGAGTCGGAAGTTCCGGCAGGAAATTTAGCTTCGATGAGACGGAGCGAACTCCGAAATTGTTTGACCGGTTCTACGGCTCTTCATCTTCTGATGATGAGGAGTTCAGTTCCGGTTCAGGTCAAAATGGCGTTGTTCGGAAACGGCTTGATAATATGATTCAATTCCTTGACCGTAAGATTTGTTCGGAAACAGCTGCTtctaatagtaatagtaatgtTAAGAGTCAGTCTCAAGGTCTTCCTGAGTTTTCAGGTAAAGGTGGTGGTGCTGGCATTTTCAAGTTGCCTGTACGTGCCGCAGTGCATCCTGATCGTCCGCCATCATTGGAATTACGGCCACATCCGTTGAGAGAAAGGCAAATTGGGAGATTTTTGAGGACTGTATTGTGTACGGACGATGGATCTCAGCTATGGGCTGGGTCGGAGTGTGGAGTTAGGTTGTGGAATTTGTCGGATATGTATGAGGCtgctcaagaagaagaagagaatgagGACTTTGAGGATGCTGCACCTTTTCTGGAGTCTGTTAGGACTTCACCAACGTTGTGCCTTGTTGAAGATGCTGGGAATAGGTTGCTATGGAGTGGACACAAAGACGGTAGAATCATGTGTTGGAAGATGGACAGTGAAACTAGCAGTAGAGAGAAAGGCGCTTGTGGAAAAGCTGCTTTGAAAGAAGTGTTATCGTGGCAGGCTCATCGCGGTCCAGTTCTTTCCATGATCATGACTTCCTATG GCGATCTGTGGTCTGGATCTGAGGGTGGTTCCATCAAGATCTGGCCTTGGGAAGGAATGGAGAAATCGATTGCTCTGATAAATGAGGAAAGGCACATGGCTGCTTTGTCGATAGAGAGGTCATACGTGGATCTAAGGAGCCAAGTTATGCATAATGGAACAGGCAATAGCATATTTTCTGTTGATGTCAAATATATGCTGTCTGATCGCTCTGGAGCAAAAGTTTGGACGGCTGGTTATGTGTCATTTGCACTTTG GGATGCACGGACTCGAGAGTTACTGAAAATCTTTAACACAGATGGCCAGGTTGAAAATATATTAGCAGCAGTAGATCCTGTAATTGAAGATGAAATGAGGATGAAAGTTGTGTCCAATTCAAAAAAGGACAAGTCTCAAAGTTCTATTGGCTTCTTTCAGCGTTCACGCAATGCTATCTTAGGAGCAGCTGATGCTGTCCGTAGGGTTGCGGTAAAAGGAGGATTTGGAGAAGATAACCGGAGGACTGAAGCGTTGATCATTACAGTCGAAGGAATGATATGGAGTGGATGTGCAAATGGATTACTTGTCCAATGGGATAGAAATGGCAATCGCTTGCAAGATTTCCAGTATCACACATTCTCTGTTCAATGCTTATGCACATATGGGTCACGGATTTGGGTAGGTTATGCTAGTGGTTATATTCAGGTATTGGATCTTAGTGGTAATCTACTTGGAGGATGGATAGCTCATAGTAGCCCTGTAATAGATTTTTCTGTGGGTGGAGGTTACGCTTTCTCTTTGGCTAATCATGGTGGTATACGGGGTTGGAGTGTGACATCTCCTGCACCACTGGATGGTATTCTGCGTTCGGAGTTAGCTAGCAAGGAATTTTTGTATACTAGGCTagagaattttaaaatattggcTGGTACATGGAATGTTGGACAAGGAAGAGCTTCTCCCGATTCACTTATATCATGGTTAGGTTCTGCAGCAGCAGATGTTGGCATTGTTGTTGTTGGCTTGCAGGAGGTGGACATGGGTGCTGGTTTTCTTGCAATGTCTGCTGCTAAAGAATCA ATGCAGGTGGGTCTTGAAGGAAGTACTGCTGGTCAATGGTGGTTGGAAATGATTGGAAAAACCTTGGATGAGGGATCAACTTTCATCCGTGTTGGCTTCAGGCAGTTGGCGGGCCTGGTTATTTCTGTCTG GGTCAGAAGAAATATTAGTCGTTATATCGGTGATGTTGATGTTGCAGCAGTACCTTGTGGTTTCGGGCGTGCAATTGGGAACAAG GGAGCCGTAGGATTGAGGATGAGAGTGTATGATCGTACTGTGTGCTTTGTGAACTGTCACTTTGCTGCACATCTAGAAGCTGTCGGTCGCCGGAATGCTGATTTTGACCATGTTTATCGAAGTATGATCTTTAGTCGGCCATCAAACTTTCTCAATGTTGCAGCTG CTGGTGTCTCATCTGCAATTCAAATGCTTCGCAGTGCAAAT GGTGCGTTTAACTCTGCAGAAGCAACTCCTGAGCTTTCTGAGGCAGATATGGTTGTGTTTCTTGGTGACTTGAACTATCGGCTTGATGGCATTTCTTATGATGAAGCAAGAGATTTTATTTCCCAAAGGAGCTTTGATTGGCTTAGAGAGAGGGACCAGTTGCATACAGAGATGGAAGTTGGGAATGTCTTCCAAGGAATGCGTGAAGCAGTCATCAGATTTCCTCCAACATACAAATTTGAGAGGCATCAAAATGGCTTAGCAG GGTATGACTCTGGTGAAAAGAAGCGGATTCCTGCCTGGTGTGACAGGATTTTGTATCGTGATAGCCGTTCCACTTCAGGTTCCACTTGCAGCTTAGATTGTCCTGTCGTCTCATCAGTTCTGCA GTATGAAGCTTGCATGGATGTGACAGATAGTGACCACAAACCTGTAAGGTGCATATTCAATGTGGAGATTGCTCGAGTGGATGAATCAGTGAGAAGGCAAGAATATGGAGAAATCATTAGATCAGACGAGAAAGTCGTGCTTATGCTTCGGGAACTTAATAGAATTCCAGAAACAATAGTCAGCACAAATAACATAATCCTCATGAACTTGGATGCATCCATCTTGCGCATTACAAATAAGAGCGGGAAAAACAAagctatttttgaaataatttgtgAAGGCGAGTCCACTGTTAAAGATGATGGGCAAGTGTTTGATTATCGTCCAAGAGGTTCTTTTGGTTTCCCTCGTTGGCTTGAG GTTAATCCTGCAGTTGGCGTCATTGTACCCGACCAAATTGTTGAGATTTCAGTTCACCATGAAGATCGGCAGACACTTGAGGAGTTCGTTGATGGAATTCCTCAAACCTCTTGGTGTGAAGATGCCAAGGATAAGGAAGTCATGTTGGCAATCAAAGTCAGCGGTTGCTTCTCAACAGAAAGAAAATGTCACCGTGTCCGTGTACGCCACTGCTTTTCAGGCAAGCCTTTGCCCACAAAGGTCAGACAAAGCAACTCTGACCATCCCCAGCCAAATGTCCTTCGCCGGTCTGATTTTCAACCCAGTGGCTTTTCGGCTGATGTTGTTGACGACCTAATAAATCTAAACAGTCCTTGA
- the LOC125844893 gene encoding beta-hexosaminidase 3 — translation MGMLGLRSVLFAVVVHIVVLSAAADIKNLKIWPMPLSVSYGHRNLQLSNEFVLKTEGSKYPDASGILKEGFSRLLDVIKVAHVVDANFSYEGPSPVLKGIQVIVLSPSDELQYGVDESYNLTIPEKGNPAFAYLTAKTVYGALHGFQTFSQACHFNLTTRSIEVHQVPWTIVDRPRFSYRGLLIDTSRHYLPLPVILKVIDSMAYAKLNVLHWHIVDTQSFPLEIPSFPKLWNGAYSSSERYTVADASEIVRYAGRRGINVLAELDVPGHAKSWGIGYPSLWPSKNCQEPLDVSSDFTFKLIDGILSDFSKIFKYKFVHLGGDEVDTSCWTLTPRISKWLKQHRLNGTSAYEYFVLRAQKIALSHGYEIINWEETFNNFGNKLSPKTIVHNWLGGGVAQQVTAAGLRCIVSNQDKWYLDHIETTWQDFYSNEPLTNITKPEQQRLVIGGEVCMWGEHIDGSNIETTIWPRAAAAAERLWTAYDNIAKNPIQAARRLAYFRCLLNQRGVASGPLTGGGRAAPDEPGSCYEQ, via the exons ATGGGGATGTTAGGATTGCGAAGCGTATTATTTGCTGTTGTGGTTCACATTGTAGTACTATCAGCTGCTGCTGACATTAAGAATTTGAAGATCTGGCCAATGCCATTGTCGGTTAGCTATGGACATAGGAATCTTCAACTTAGTAATGAGTTTGTGCTCAAGACTGAAGGTAGCAAGTACCCTGATGCCTCTGGAATTCTGAAGGAAGGTTTTTCAAGGTTACTTGATGTCATAAAGGTAGCTCATGTCGTTGATGCCAACTTCTCATATGAAGGTCCTTCTCCGGTGCTAAAGGGAATCCAAGTGATCGTCCTTTCTCCAAGCGATGAG CTGCAGTACGGTGTTGATGAATCCTACAACTTAACCATACCAGAAAAAGGAAACCCAGCCTTTGCATATTTGACG GCAAAAACAGTTTATGGGGCTTTGCATGGTTTTCAG ACATTTAGTCAAGCATGCCATTTTAACCTTACAACCAGATCAATTGAAGTTCATCAAGTTCCATGGACGATTGTTGATCGGCCAAGATTTTCTTATCGAGGGCTTTTAATTG ACACTTCCCGTCACTATCTGCCGTTGCCTGTGATATTGAAGGTCATTGATTCGATGGCTTATGCAAAACTG AATGTGCTTCACTGGCACATTGTAGATACACAATCATTCCCACTCGAGATACCTTCATTTCCGAAACTGTGGAATGGTGCTTACTCAAGTTCAGAGAGGTATACTGTAGCTGATGCTTCTGAGATTGTGAG ATATGCAGGAAGGCGTGGAATCAATGTATTAGCTGAATTAGACGTTCCAGGACATGCTAAATCTTG GGGTATTGGTTATCCTTCTTTATGGCCATCCAAAAACTGTCAAGAACCACTTGATGTGAGCAGTGATTTCACTTTCAAATTAATAGATGGGATTCTTTCAG ATTTTAGCAAGATATTTAAGtacaaatttgttcatctagGAGGTGATGAAGTGGATACAA GTTGCTGGACATTAACTCCTCGTATAAGCAAGTG GTTGAAGCAACACCGGTTGAATGGAACCAGTGCTTATGAGTACTTTGTCTTGCGAGCACAGAAGATAGCTTTATCCCATGGATACGAAATTATCAACTG GGAAGAGACATTcaataattttggaaataagTTGAGCCCAAAAACAATAGTACACAACTG GCTCGGGGGTGGTGTTGCTCAGCAAGTAACTGCAGCTGGATTGCGGTGCATTGTTAGCAACCAGGACAAGTGGTATTTGGACCATATTGAGACCACATGGCAGGATTTCTATTCAAATGAGCCACTAACTAATATTACAAAGCCTGAACAACAACGGCTGGTTATCGGGGGTGAAGTTTGTATGTGGGGTGAGCATATTGATGGATCAAACATTGAAACAACCATATGGCCTCGTGCAGCAGCAGCTGCAG AGAGGCTATGGACCGCTTATGACAACATTGCCAAGAATCCAATTCAAGCTGCTCGCAGGTTGGCGTATTTCAGATGCCTATTGAATCAAAGAGGAGTGGCTTCTGGTCCATTAACCGGAGGCGGGCGAGCTGCCCCAGATGAACCAGGTTCTTGCTATGAGCAATAG